DNA from Brassica napus cultivar Da-Ae chromosome C4, Da-Ae, whole genome shotgun sequence:
tttttacttttattataaaGTTGACAACGACATAGAAAACTACTCACCGGAGCACCACAAGACATGGAAACCGCGATATGTAAGACCGTATTACCATTAACATCTACTTCCCGCATAAGGTTTTGGTTGCTAATGCTCAGTCTCTCTGCCATGAAAATGAAGGCATCTACGTTTTTGTTTCGTGCAGCGAGATGAAAGACAGTCTCCTTCGATCGCGTGAGAGAGCTGAAGGACAATGGAGCCTTTTCCAGGAACTCTTCTAGGACAACAACCGGGCCTCTCAGGACCGCCAGATGCAAAGGCGATAAACCATTGGTGTTACGAGCTTTTTCTAATCCTTGATCGAGCCCTAGTAATATACTTATCAGTTCAAGGTTTCCTCTATCACACGCGTGATGCAATAGCGTCGTTAGCGAGTCTTCCACCACCCACGCTAATTCCCTAGCTAGGTATGGGAATCTCTCCAGCACTATCCTTGTAACAACTGACAATGGTCCGAATACAACAGTGGGCCAGTGAGTTTATATATACAAAGAtcacaaaaaatgttttttttttaattaaaaaaagggCTTTTTAGATCACAAAAAATGTTGAGCACAAGAAACTTACATGTTgatccacttgatatggaaaaTTTGAGTTCATCGAGGCTGACAGAATGTGTCTTTTCCGCAAATAATCTGGCAGACTCCGTGGAAATGCTGCGGCAAACTAAATGGAGGGGTGTTTGGCAGTTGTTGTTCCGTGCGGAACACATTGCCGATCCAAACTCTAACAACGTCCTAACTGTGTTCACGTCTCCGAGGAGAGCAGCGAGATGCAACGGTGTGTTTCCGTGTGCGTTGCGGGAAAAGATGAGGGAAGGTTTGAGCTCAATAATCTTGGAGACAAGTTCTCCATGCCCATGCTTCGCAGCCATGTGCAACACCGTGCTGTGGTCTTGGTCCACGTTTCTCTCCTCCAGCCACGattctttctcttccaccaaCCCCAGAAAAGCTGGAATGTCGTTCTGAATGATCGCATTGAAGATGGGCTGCATCTTTCCTGAAGAACACTTGCTAGCTAAAGCAAAAGTTTAATCAGCGAGGGAGGTCCCGAGTGTGGTTATGTCTCTTTATTGTGACTTAGCATAGACTATAAGAGAGTTGACgtttataataacaaaaatacataaattcgaATTGACATTTAGTTTTGGCTTCTGGTGTGATGTTGATTGAACCTTCACTTTTCTTGACTTTCTGGCCAATATATTTCCACAATAGCCATATGCTTTCAGACTAAAACGCGTTAATTTcactgtttctttttctttccttgTCTTTTCCACGAAAAAATAGTTCATCTTCATACATTTTTGACGTGACAGAACTAAAATTGAAATCTCAAGTAgctgttcgtttgctcacctAGATGGATCCCAGgggtgaagatgcaaattgaTGTTCGTTTTGTATATTATAATGTTACATTCAGATTGACCCACccagttaattttaaaaaaaactcatctCAAGTTCTCatccaaatgaaggtgagtcttgatggtgcatctggatgcagatgcatctCGATGCAGATGCATCTCGTAcagtccaaaatgataaataacaaaataatttttttaaatcaaaatattattttcaaaccaaaattatatatttttacatatacatTTTTCCGTCAGAaccgaaaaatgcattttcttgccaaaactgaaaaacacatttttccgctAACAACGcaaaaatacgtttttccgcTAACAACGcaaaaatacgtttttccgcaaaaaaacGTAAAAACACACATTTCCATAAAACTGCACTTTTCGGCCAAACCAGTAAAACCACACTTTTTGACCAATAGGgtaaaaacacaatttctcgccAAAAACGTAAAATCGCACAAAAGCCGAAAAACATACGTTCCTGCTAAAACCGTAAAAACACAATTTGtcaccaaaatcgcaaaaatgctttttcccaccaaaaccagaaaacgcattttcccgccaaaattacaaaaacgcatgttcccgccaaaaacgaaaaacacattttcccgccaataACGCATGTTCCctccaaaactggaaaacacatttttccgccaaaaccacaaaacacacttttttgtcaaaacacatttttccgcaaaaaccacaaaaaaatatttttccgtcagaaaagaaaaaaatattttcccgccaaaaacgaaaaaatgaagttttccgtcaaaaacgcaaaaatgtacttttcccgccaaaacctgcaaaaatacattttcccaTAAAACCGCGAAAAAACATTTTTCCATCAAACCCGCAAAAACACTTTTTCgttaaaaacacatttttcgccaaaaccgccATAAAGTATTTtacgccaaaaccgcaaaaactcaatttttccgtcaaaaccgcaaaagtTATTTTCCacaaaaaccgtaaaaatgctatttttccgccaaaatttttaaaagtatattttagtcatttcaTTAACAAGTCTATCTAGATGCAGATGTaggttaaaaaataaaaataaacgaacatagttgcattcagatgattctCCTGGATGCACAtacgaaatgaagaaacgaacaacacccaaatggagcatctggataagacatctagatggaccatctggatgcatcttccagGTGTACAAACGGACATGGCCTAAGATAACCAAATGATGTTTACAagtgaaaaaaatatgttacatTCGAAATGTCTCAATAATAACATATCAGAATAA
Protein-coding regions in this window:
- the LOC106416773 gene encoding putative ankyrin repeat protein RF_0381 produces the protein MQPIFNAIIQNDIPAFLGLVEEKESWLEERNVDQDHSTVLHMAAKHGHGELVSKIIELKPSLIFSRNAHGNTPLHLAALLGDVNTVRTLLEFGSAMCSARNNNCQTPLHLVCRSISTESARLFAEKTHSVSLDELKFSISSGSTFVTRIVLERFPYLARELAWVVEDSLTTLLHHACDRGNLELISILLGLDQGLEKARNTNGLSPLHLAVLRGPVVVLEEFLEKAPLSFSSLTRSKETVFHLAARNKNVDAFIFMAERLSISNQNLMREVDVNGNTVLHIAVSMSCGAPLLRYIVGKKIIDINYKNNMGFTAFDLLPQEAEDFELLSTLLRLDTKLDSDQSIEEQGEHSNPYNKRSQEGVKS